Within Caulobacter segnis, the genomic segment ACCTGCGCGGAAAATGTAACGGGGCTCAAGCCAGTCGCCGAAGGTATGGGTGTGCACTCTGTGCACGCGGTAGCGGAGCGTTCCGTAAGCCGATGAAGGTGAGGCGTGAGCCTTGCTGGAGGTATCGGAAGTGAGAATGCTGACATGAGTAGCGATAAAGAGGGTGAGAGACCCTCTCGCCGAAAGCCCAAGGGTTCCTGCGTAAAGCTAATCTGCGCAGGGTTAGTCGGCCCCTAAGGCGAGGCCGAAAGGCGTAGTCGATGGGAATCAGGTGAATATTCCTGAACCAGTTGGAAGTGACGGATCTGGTAAATTGTCAGGGCTTATTGGATTGCTCCTGGCAGTGAACAGGTCCCTGGAAATAACTCCAACGGAGACCGTACCCGAAACCGACACAGGTGGGCAGGTAGAGTATACCAAGGCGCTTGAGAGAACTATGCTGAAGGAACTCGGCAAATTGCACGCGTAACTTCGGGATAAGCGTGACTCTCTTTTGGGCAACCAGATGAGAGTGGCACAAGCCAGGGGGTAGCGACTGTTTATCAAAAACACAGGGCTCTGCGAAGCCGCAAGGCGACGTATAGGGTCTGACGCCTGCCCGGTGCCTGAAGGTTAAAAGGAGGGGTGCAAGCTCTGAATTGAAGCCCAGGTAAACGGCGGCCGTAACTATAACGGTCCTAAGGTAGCGAAATTCCTTGTCGGGTAAGTTCCGACCTGCACGAATGGCGTAACGACTTCCCCACTGTCTCCAGCATAGGCTCAGCGAAATTGAATTCCCCGTGAAGATGCGGGGTTCCCGCGGTCAGACGGAAAGACCCTATGAACCTTTACTGCAGCTTCGCCTTGGCGTTAGCAGCAACATGTGTAGGATAGGTGGGAGGCTATGAAACCGGGGCGCCAGTTCCGGTGGAGCCATCCTTGAAATACCACCCTTATTGTTGCTGACGTCTAACCGCGGCCCGTTATCCGGGTCCGGGACATGGCGTGGCGGGCAGTTTGACTGGGGCGGTCGCCTCCCAAAGTGTAACGGAGGCGCGCGATGGTGGGCTCAGACCGGTCGGAAATCGGTCGTCGAGTGCAATGGCATAAGCCCGCCTGACTGCGAGACTGACAAGTCGAGCAGAGACGAAAGTCGGCCATAGTGATCCGGTGGTCCTGCGTGGAAGGGCCATCGCTCAACGAATAAAAGGTACTCTAGGGATAACAGGCTGATTTTGCCCAAGAGTCCATATCGACGGCAAAGTTTGGCACCTCGATGTCGGCTCATCACATCCTGGGGCTGGAGCAGGTCCCAAGGGTTCGGCTGTTCGCCGATTAAAGTGGTACGTGAGCTGGGTTCAGAACGTCGTGAGACAGTTTGGTCCCTATCTGCCGTGGGTGTACGAGACTTGAGAGGATCTGTCCCTAGTACGAGAGGACCGGGATGGACACACCTCTGGTGGACCTGTCATGGCGCCAGCTGTGCAGCAGGGTAGCTAAGTGTGGAATAGATAACCGCTGAAAGCATCTAAGCGGGAAACTAACCTCAAAACAAGGTCTCGCTGAGAGCCGTGGAAGACCACCACGTTGATAGGCCGGGTGTGGAAGTGCGGCGACGCATGGAGCTTACCGGTACTAATAGCTCGATAGGCTTGATCGTTCTTCAGTCAAACCCATGCAAAAGCATGGCTCTACTTCAGACACTGATGTCTTCTTCACAATCCTCTCCAATGGGCGAAAGCCCAAAGGGAAGAGTGATATCCTTTTCGCTGACCTGGTGGCTTTGCCGGGGGTTCCCCACCCGATCCCATTCCGAACTCGGTCGTTAAGTCCCCCTGGGCCAATGGTACTTCGTCTCAAGGCGCGGGAGAGTAGGTCGCCGCCAGGTCCGCCAAAAGGATATCAAACCCAAAGTCCAAACCCTGCCATCACAATCCAATACACCCTGACGCGGGGTGGAGCAGCCCGGTAGCTCGTCAGGCTCATAACCTGAAGGTCACAGGTTCAAATCCTGTCCCCGCACCCAAGGGTCTTTCAAGAAACAGCCGCCTTCGGGCGGCTTTTTTCGTTTCTGGCCTCTTCGTCCTTCGTCCTCACCAGAAGGGCTTGGCGTCCAGCAGGTCGTCCAGCGCCCGGCGGGCTCGGTCCAGCAGATCAGCCTCGTCATCGGCCAAGGCGACCCGGGCGGCGTCGCGGGCGGTCGCCTCGTCGCCGTGACTGACGGTCTCGATCAGGGTCTGGCGGACGCTGCGGTCGTTCAGCGCGCCCAGGATGTCCTGCACCGCGCGCGAGGCGGCGATGAAGCGTTCGGCGCGCTTGGGATGCTCCGGAAACAGCGGCGCCAGGTCCTCGGCCGCGTAACGCAGGGTCTTGCCCTTCAGGCGCAGCTTGTGGCGGGCCGGGGCGTCGAGGTCGGAGAACGACTTGGCGCGCTTCCTCACCTGTCCCAGACGGTGTTCCAGCACCGCGGCGCCGTGGGCCGCGGCCGGAACGTCGCGGATCTCGGCCAGCGCCGGATCGGTCGTCCAGGCGCCGGCTTCCAGCCAGGCGGCGGCTTCCAGCAGCACATCGCGGGCGCGCGGGCTTTCCAGCGCCGCCTCCATGCGCAGATAGGCGTTGGCGCGGGCCGCCTCGAGACCGCGCTCGAAATCGCCGCGCCCGGCGAAGGCCGCGCCGGGGGCGCTGGCGTTCCAGACCTCGCCGACGAAGACGTCGAGATCCCGCGCGGCGTCGAACTCGCCCGCCAGCCAGGACAGCTCGTCGTCCAGCCGCTGGGCGGCCGCGTCGCGGGCCAGGGGCTTGAAGATCTTCAGCAGGGCCCGCAGCCGTCGGGTGGCCACCCGCGCCTGGTGGACGCCGTCCGGCTCCGGTCGTTCGCGCAGGGCCTCGAGGCTGGCGCAGAGGTGGGCCAGATCGGCCTGACCAAGCGCCTGCAGCGCCTCGCCGACGCGGGCGGCCGGGTTCAGGGTGGCGGCCTGCCGGCGCGGCGCCGGCGCGTCGTCGCCCGCCGCCAGGCCGTAGCCCCGCTCGGCCTTGCTGACCAGCGACAGCCGAAGCGGCGCGCGCTTGGCCAACTGGCGGGCCAGGTCGAACAGCGCCTCCGGCTGGCCGGCCTTCAGTTCCAGCTCCAGTTCGCAGACGGGCGCGCGCCGGCCGTCCGCGCTGAGCTCGCCCCGGTCGAGCGCCGCCTCGATGATGGCTTCGCCGACATGGACGATGTGGACGATGCGCTCGACACGGGTGGTGAAGACCGGCGTCAGGGTCTCGCCGTCCAGCATGGCCGCCGCCGGCGTCCGGGCCAGGGCGTCGCGGTCCGGATCGGGCCCGGCGATCGCCGTCTCCCATTCGCCGCGTGAGAACACCCCGCCGGCCGAGGCCGACTTCAGGGTCTGCTTGCGGCCGCCCTCGCCGTCGCGGACCCGCAGGCCGAAGCCGGCCTTGCGCAGGGCGTGATCGGGGGTGTCGAAATAGGTGGCGTCCAGCTGGCGCACGGCGCCTTCGCCGTGCAGCTGGGCCAAGGCCGACGCCGCCGACTCCGGCGGGATCAGGAATTTCAGCTCGATCTCGCGATCCATGACCTGATCAACTCCAGAGCGCCCGCCTGGCTCCGACAGCGCTATGACCTGTCTCCACCGTCTTGCCAAGTGTATGACGCGGGTCCAAACGTGCGCGCCATGAGCCAAATCAACACCGCACCCCGCCACGACTGGACGCTTCCCGAGGTGGAGGCCCTGTTCGACCTGCCGTTCATGGAGCTGGTGTTCCAGGCGGCCAACGTGCACCGGGCCGGGTTCGATCCGTCGGAAGTGCAGCTGTCGCAGCTGTTGTCGGTCAAGACCGGCGGCTGCGCCGAGAACTGCGGCTATTGCAGCCAGAGCGCCCACTTCAAGACCGGCCTCAAGGCCGAGAAGCTGATGGCGGCCGACGACGTGGTGGCCAAGGCCCGCGCCGCCCGCGACGGCGGCGCCCAGCGCTTCTGCATGGGCGCGGCCTGGCGCGAGCTGAAGGACCGCGACCTGCCCAAGCTGACCGAGATGATCGGCGAGGTGAAGGCCCTGGGCCTGGAGACCTGCGCCACCCTGGGCATGCTGACCGCCGACCAGGCCAAGGCGCTGAAGGCCGCCGGGCTCGACTACTACAACCACAACCTCGACACCGGTCCGGACTATTACAAGGACGTGGTGACCACCCGCACCTATCAGGAGCGGCTGGACACCCTGGCCCACGTCCGCGACGCGGGCATGAGCACCTGCTGCGGCGGCATCGTCGGCATGGGCGAGACGCGCCGCGACCGCGCCGGTCTGCTGCACCAGTTGGCCACCCTGCCGGCCCATCCCGACAGCTTGCCGATCAACGGCCTGGTGCCGGTCAGCGGCACCCCGCTGGGCGACAGGATCCTGGCCGACGGCAGCAAGCAGATCGACTCGATCGAATTCGTCCGCACCATCGCCGTGGCCCGCATCGTCTGTCCGAAGTCGATGGTCCGCCTGTCGGCCGGCCGCGAGGGGATGAGCCGCGAGCTGCAGGCCCTGTGCTTCCTGGCCGGCGCCAACTCGATCTTCGTCGGCGGCAAGCTGCTGACCACCCCGCTGCCGGGCCTGGACGAGGACAGCAAGCTGTTCCAGGACCTGGATCTGCGTCCCATGGGCGGCAAGGTCCACGTCGAGGCGCACGACCACGCGCACGAGGTGGTCGCGGCGGAATAGGGCGGCTACGGCCGCTCGGCCTGTCGCGCCTCATGGACGAGGCGGTCTAGCACCGGCGTGCGGCTGGGCGTCAGCAGGTCGGCCCGCGCCTCGGCGAAGAGCCGTCGATTGTTGGCGCAAGTAGCCCGCATGATCGCCAGTTCCTCGGGCGGAACCCGGTGCGCCAACCGTTCGGCTTCGCGCTCGGCGCGGGCGGTGATGCGCTCGAGATCATCGTAGAAGTCGAGCATGGACCGCGTGCGATTGGTGAGATGCCGTTGGCGCTTGCGGCGTGGCGGCTTGGACTTGGGCATGAGTCTTTCCTTTGGGCATGGCTTCGCCGCTTCACGCGACGATTCGCTGAAGGGTGCTGGGGAGGCGACGGAGCGGCCGGGCGAACCCGGAGTACCGTGATTGTTTGTTTGCGTTTCGGCTCGGACGTCCGCTCCGCCAGGCTGTTTTGACCGTGAGGATGGGGGGCGTGAGCGTTTTGAGCTCGGGACCCC encodes:
- a CDS encoding CYTH and CHAD domain-containing protein: MDREIELKFLIPPESAASALAQLHGEGAVRQLDATYFDTPDHALRKAGFGLRVRDGEGGRKQTLKSASAGGVFSRGEWETAIAGPDPDRDALARTPAAAMLDGETLTPVFTTRVERIVHIVHVGEAIIEAALDRGELSADGRRAPVCELELELKAGQPEALFDLARQLAKRAPLRLSLVSKAERGYGLAAGDDAPAPRRQAATLNPAARVGEALQALGQADLAHLCASLEALRERPEPDGVHQARVATRRLRALLKIFKPLARDAAAQRLDDELSWLAGEFDAARDLDVFVGEVWNASAPGAAFAGRGDFERGLEAARANAYLRMEAALESPRARDVLLEAAAWLEAGAWTTDPALAEIRDVPAAAHGAAVLEHRLGQVRKRAKSFSDLDAPARHKLRLKGKTLRYAAEDLAPLFPEHPKRAERFIAASRAVQDILGALNDRSVRQTLIETVSHGDEATARDAARVALADDEADLLDRARRALDDLLDAKPFW
- the bioB gene encoding biotin synthase BioB, with the translated sequence MSQINTAPRHDWTLPEVEALFDLPFMELVFQAANVHRAGFDPSEVQLSQLLSVKTGGCAENCGYCSQSAHFKTGLKAEKLMAADDVVAKARAARDGGAQRFCMGAAWRELKDRDLPKLTEMIGEVKALGLETCATLGMLTADQAKALKAAGLDYYNHNLDTGPDYYKDVVTTRTYQERLDTLAHVRDAGMSTCCGGIVGMGETRRDRAGLLHQLATLPAHPDSLPINGLVPVSGTPLGDRILADGSKQIDSIEFVRTIAVARIVCPKSMVRLSAGREGMSRELQALCFLAGANSIFVGGKLLTTPLPGLDEDSKLFQDLDLRPMGGKVHVEAHDHAHEVVAAE